In Elusimicrobiota bacterium, a single genomic region encodes these proteins:
- a CDS encoding type II toxin-antitoxin system RelE/ParE family toxin, which yields MSGDDKPLAWLHGEVRTPPFSAKARLEAGFLLRRLQKGESLSMPQSRPMPAIGARCHELRITDETMKWRIIYRVDQDAVVIAEVFGKKTRETPREVIDVCKDRFRRYDDE from the coding sequence ATGAGCGGCGACGACAAGCCGCTGGCTTGGCTGCACGGTGAGGTGCGGACTCCGCCGTTCTCCGCGAAGGCGCGCCTGGAAGCCGGATTCCTCCTGAGGCGCCTGCAAAAGGGAGAGTCTTTAAGCATGCCGCAATCGAGGCCGATGCCGGCGATCGGTGCGCGATGTCATGAATTGAGGATCACGGACGAGACGATGAAATGGCGGATCATATACCGAGTCGATCAGGACGCCGTCGTGATAGCCGAAGTCTTCGGGAAGAAGACGCGGGAGACGCCGAGAGAAGTGATCGATGTTTGCAAGGACCGCTTCAGGAGATACGACGATGAATGA
- a CDS encoding branched-chain amino acid ABC transporter substrate-binding protein gives MTFRKALAVAAVALAAAACGPKEKAIKIAVAVPLTGDMGTEGQGLRRAVELAVEEANAAKRFPFKLVAAPYDDRADPKEAVNVANLITSDPNVIAVVGHYNSGCATPAAKVYARAPVAMVSPAATNPEVTAQQDSKDWMGPRVVFRVVPTDDVQGSYAAMFAAKKLGKKRMALLHDKSPYGQGLAEEFKKGFVAGGGKIVSEDGISVGDKDFKALLTKIKSDPSKPEGVYFGGLYTEAGLLLKQMRELGLKDPFAFISGDGSMTFGLFDVAGDAADGAYLSIVGVPADELPSAKKFVDDYKARFPNDERKPFDHFGYEAANIIMAAMERAGGPDRAKVIEELRKTKHEGVLGTTVFDGKGDTTSKIVTMTRAVAKKRAFDSVR, from the coding sequence ATGACCTTTCGCAAAGCCCTCGCCGTCGCGGCCGTCGCCCTCGCGGCCGCCGCCTGCGGCCCCAAGGAAAAGGCCATCAAGATCGCCGTCGCGGTGCCGCTGACCGGCGACATGGGCACGGAAGGCCAGGGCCTGCGCCGCGCCGTGGAGCTCGCGGTCGAGGAAGCCAACGCCGCCAAGCGCTTCCCGTTCAAGCTCGTCGCCGCGCCGTACGACGACCGCGCCGACCCGAAAGAGGCCGTCAACGTCGCCAACCTGATCACCTCGGACCCCAACGTCATCGCGGTCGTCGGCCACTACAACTCCGGCTGCGCCACGCCCGCGGCGAAGGTGTACGCGCGCGCGCCCGTGGCGATGGTCTCGCCCGCCGCGACGAACCCCGAGGTCACCGCGCAGCAGGACTCGAAGGACTGGATGGGGCCGCGCGTCGTCTTCCGCGTCGTTCCGACCGATGACGTCCAGGGCTCCTACGCCGCGATGTTCGCCGCGAAGAAGCTGGGCAAGAAGCGCATGGCGCTGCTCCACGACAAGTCGCCCTACGGCCAGGGCCTCGCCGAGGAGTTCAAGAAGGGCTTCGTCGCGGGCGGCGGCAAGATCGTCTCCGAGGACGGCATCTCGGTCGGCGACAAGGACTTCAAGGCGCTGCTCACCAAGATCAAGAGCGACCCGTCCAAGCCCGAGGGCGTCTACTTCGGCGGCCTGTATACCGAGGCGGGCCTGCTCCTCAAGCAGATGCGCGAGCTCGGCCTCAAGGACCCGTTCGCGTTCATCTCCGGAGACGGCTCGATGACGTTCGGGCTGTTCGACGTGGCCGGAGACGCCGCCGACGGCGCGTACCTGTCCATCGTCGGCGTGCCCGCCGACGAGCTGCCCAGCGCCAAGAAGTTCGTCGACGACTACAAGGCCCGCTTCCCCAACGACGAGCGCAAGCCGTTCGACCACTTCGGCTACGAGGCGGCCAACATCATCATGGCCGCGATGGAGCGCGCCGGCGGCCCGGACCGCGCGAAGGTCATCGAGGAGCTCAGGAAGACGAAGCACGAGGGCGTGCTCGGCACGACCGTCTTCGACGGCAAGGGCGACACGACGAGCAAGATCGTCACGATGACGCGCGCGGTCGCCAAGAAGCGCGCGTTCGACTCCGTCCGCTAA
- a CDS encoding helix-turn-helix transcriptional regulator: protein MNDAKRKRLEGKGWRFTGVKEFLGLSAEEAAFIEVKLKLAHSLRATRVKRGLKQVQAAKAIHSSQSRFAKMEAGDSTVSLDLLVRSHLALGTSEAELGRIIARPLANR from the coding sequence ATGAATGACGCCAAGCGTAAACGCCTCGAGGGGAAAGGATGGCGCTTTACCGGCGTGAAGGAGTTTCTCGGTCTGTCGGCCGAGGAAGCGGCCTTTATCGAGGTCAAGCTGAAGCTGGCGCACAGCCTGAGGGCGACGCGCGTGAAGAGAGGCCTGAAGCAAGTTCAAGCGGCCAAGGCGATCCATTCGAGCCAGAGCCGGTTCGCCAAGATGGAAGCCGGTGATTCGACGGTTTCGCTCGATCTCCTGGTGAGGTCTCATCTCGCCCTGGGCACTTCGGAAGCGGAACTCGGGCGGATCATCGCCCGTCCGCTGGCTAATCGCTAG
- a CDS encoding type II toxin-antitoxin system Phd/YefM family antitoxin, with amino-acid sequence MLKTITLKALRPGLPQVADSVETKLDRYIVTRRGHPVMMLISPEDYEGLLETIEILSDKAAAKRIRKSWKEGRSGGTVALDALRRRLEGV; translated from the coding sequence ATGCTCAAGACCATCACGCTCAAAGCGCTGCGCCCCGGGCTCCCTCAAGTCGCGGATTCCGTCGAGACGAAGCTGGACCGGTACATCGTCACGCGGCGAGGGCATCCCGTCATGATGCTCATCAGCCCCGAGGATTACGAGGGGCTGCTCGAGACCATCGAGATCCTCTCCGACAAGGCCGCCGCCAAGCGGATCCGAAAGTCGTGGAAAGAAGGGCGCTCCGGAGGGACCGTAGCCCTGGACGCGCTCCGGCGCCGGCTGGAAGGTGTATAA
- a CDS encoding branched-chain amino acid ABC transporter permease translates to MKKLLDWRWTPWVALALAAAFPFISAAIDAQYLVRVGGVIGLFMILGLGLNFTLGYAGLFDLGFIAFYAIGAYTTAIAMRAGVPAPAALILAVLVSLTIRALLGLTILRLRGDYLAVVTMGFGEIARLTINNLDALTNGPKGLQLAPWRPLSFISSDPNVQYYLLILAAVAAGVAASSRLEDSRVGRAWIAIREDEIAARLSGIPVRHYKLLAFTISAAFAGLAGGLFAQWEQFVTPESFVFWESILVVSIVVLGGMGSIAGVLVGALVLVGFPPIMQWKLSADWINYRYLFFGLILVLVTLFRPQGILPSSRREAELTS, encoded by the coding sequence ATGAAGAAGCTGCTCGACTGGCGCTGGACGCCCTGGGTCGCGCTGGCGCTGGCCGCCGCGTTCCCGTTCATCTCCGCCGCGATCGACGCCCAATATCTCGTCCGCGTCGGCGGCGTGATCGGCCTGTTCATGATCCTCGGCCTCGGCCTGAACTTCACCTTGGGCTACGCCGGATTGTTCGACCTGGGCTTCATCGCATTTTATGCGATAGGCGCTTATACCACGGCGATCGCGATGCGCGCGGGCGTCCCCGCGCCCGCGGCGCTGATCCTGGCGGTGCTGGTGTCGCTGACGATCCGCGCGCTGCTCGGGCTGACCATCCTCCGCTTGCGCGGAGACTACTTGGCCGTGGTCACGATGGGCTTCGGCGAGATCGCGCGTCTGACCATCAACAACCTCGACGCCCTGACCAACGGCCCCAAGGGCCTCCAGCTGGCGCCGTGGCGTCCGCTGAGCTTCATCTCCTCCGACCCCAACGTCCAGTACTATCTCCTCATATTGGCCGCGGTCGCGGCGGGCGTCGCCGCGTCGAGCCGACTCGAGGACTCGCGCGTCGGCCGCGCCTGGATCGCCATCCGCGAGGACGAGATCGCCGCCCGCCTCTCCGGCATCCCCGTGCGCCACTACAAGCTGCTCGCCTTCACGATCTCCGCGGCCTTCGCGGGCCTCGCGGGCGGCCTGTTCGCGCAGTGGGAGCAGTTCGTGACGCCCGAGTCCTTCGTGTTCTGGGAGTCGATCCTCGTCGTCTCCATCGTCGTGCTCGGCGGCATGGGCTCGATCGCCGGCGTGCTGGTCGGGGCCCTGGTCCTCGTCGGCTTCCCGCCGATCATGCAGTGGAAGCTCTCGGCGGACTGGATCAACTACCGCTACCTCTTCTTCGGGCTCATCCTGGTGCTCGTGACCTTGTTCCGCCCGCAGGGCATCCTCCCGTCCTCGCGACGAGAGGCGGAGCTGACCTCATGA
- the hpnH gene encoding adenosyl-hopene transferase HpnH, whose product MAMSMQAQLAVFKHLVTQKLKGVEKYPLVMMLEPLFACNLECAGCGKIQYPTDILRKRMTPQEVFDAVEECGAPIVSIAGGEPLIHPEIQQIVDGLIARKKPVYLCTNAILLEKNIHKFKPSPYLILSVHLDGVEKTHDRMVCREGVYKTAISAIKLAKKLGFCVMTNSTIFQGESVEEFREFFDQNMAMGLDGMMISPGYAYEKAPEQQLFLKQEQSKAWFKEALKDWRQKGWAFNHSPFYMDFLEGKRTYDCTPWGNPLRNVFGWQRPCYLMNEGGYAKTYKELLETTDWSKYGHASGNPKCLNCMTHCGFEPTSVADSFSSISSFFEMVADFASIKAPKKVALSYDRNGTYEEVLAKAEPNEPAGKH is encoded by the coding sequence ATGGCCATGTCTATGCAGGCGCAGCTCGCCGTTTTCAAGCACCTCGTCACGCAGAAGCTGAAGGGCGTGGAGAAGTATCCGCTCGTCATGATGCTCGAGCCCCTGTTCGCCTGCAACCTGGAGTGCGCCGGCTGCGGCAAGATCCAGTACCCGACCGACATCCTGCGCAAGCGCATGACCCCGCAGGAGGTCTTCGACGCCGTCGAGGAGTGCGGCGCGCCCATCGTCTCCATCGCGGGCGGCGAGCCCCTGATCCATCCCGAGATCCAGCAGATCGTCGACGGCCTCATCGCGCGCAAGAAGCCCGTGTACCTCTGCACGAACGCGATCCTGCTCGAGAAGAACATCCACAAGTTCAAGCCCTCCCCCTATCTCATCCTCTCCGTCCATCTCGACGGCGTCGAGAAGACGCACGACCGCATGGTCTGCCGGGAAGGCGTGTACAAGACCGCGATCTCCGCGATCAAGCTCGCCAAGAAGCTCGGCTTCTGCGTGATGACGAACTCCACCATCTTCCAGGGCGAGTCCGTGGAAGAGTTCCGCGAGTTCTTCGACCAGAACATGGCGATGGGCCTCGACGGCATGATGATCTCCCCCGGCTACGCCTACGAGAAGGCGCCCGAGCAGCAGCTGTTCCTCAAGCAGGAGCAGTCCAAGGCCTGGTTCAAGGAGGCGCTCAAGGACTGGCGCCAGAAGGGCTGGGCGTTCAACCACTCGCCCTTCTACATGGACTTCCTCGAGGGCAAGCGCACCTACGACTGCACGCCCTGGGGCAACCCCTTGCGCAACGTCTTCGGCTGGCAGCGCCCGTGCTACCTCATGAACGAGGGCGGCTACGCGAAGACCTACAAGGAACTGCTCGAGACCACGGACTGGTCCAAGTACGGCCACGCCTCCGGCAACCCGAAGTGCCTGAACTGCATGACGCACTGCGGCTTCGAGCCCACCTCGGTGGCCGACTCTTTCTCGAGCATCTCCAGCTTCTTCGAGATGGTCGCGGACTTCGCCTCGATCAAGGCGCCGAAGAAGGTCGCCTTGTCGTACGACCGCAACGGAACCTACGAGGAAGTCCTTGCCAAGGCCGAGCCCAACGAACCGGCCGGCAAGCACTGA
- the shc gene encoding squalene--hopene cyclase, whose amino-acid sequence MIKNMVSGWLTLGRDRRPVDLLDSIRPEVRLASSSTETPERLSDAIRRSQDALLRMQNQEDGYWCGPIFGDTTIDSDTVMLLNFLGRGSSVKVRRLANHILNKQNPDGGWPIYDNGPSEISATVKAYWALKFAGHSPNEPRLEAARKKIKALGGVHKANSYTKFYLALFGQYDWRGIPSIPPEIMLFPKWFYFNLYEMSSWTRPIVVPLSIVWAFQPQIPCPAHATIDELFPDSRRHIPLTEAVGPHALVSWSTFFLIWDSFLKGMEGRGGHWIRVWALRLAEDWILERLQDSDGPGAIFPPIVNAIMAMKCLGYPDTDPRLVSLLQELDRLEVPSEDSTRYQPSRSPVWDTAITMIALAESGLDRSHPALVQAAQWVISKEIKIRGDWAVTNPSGPTGGWHFQFNNPFYPDVDDTAMVLLALRHVHLEEPNAQIREKSFLRGLNWLMSMQSVTGGFAAFDKENTKAVLEKIPFADHNAMIDPPTADITARVLELLGYCGYDASYAAAARAIRFVKDEQESDGSWYGRWCVNYIYGTWQAVRGLAAIGEDMNQPAIKRAAAWLKSVQLPNGGWGETCETYHDPKLKGKGPATPTQTAWAIMTLMAAGDYSSDALKKGVEHLVSTQRPDGTWDETEFTGTGFPKVYYLEYTMYRNNFPLQALGIYRKALAQGVVAS is encoded by the coding sequence ATGATCAAGAATATGGTGTCCGGCTGGCTCACGTTGGGACGGGACCGCAGACCCGTCGACCTACTCGACAGCATCAGACCCGAAGTCCGGCTCGCTTCCTCTAGTACGGAGACCCCCGAACGGCTGAGCGACGCGATCCGCCGCTCCCAGGACGCGCTGCTGCGCATGCAGAACCAGGAGGACGGCTACTGGTGCGGCCCGATCTTCGGCGACACCACGATCGACTCCGACACGGTCATGCTGCTGAACTTCCTCGGCCGCGGCAGCTCGGTCAAGGTCCGCCGCCTGGCCAACCACATCCTCAACAAGCAGAACCCCGACGGCGGCTGGCCCATCTACGACAACGGCCCCTCCGAGATCTCGGCCACGGTCAAGGCGTACTGGGCGCTGAAGTTCGCCGGCCACTCCCCCAACGAGCCCCGCCTCGAGGCCGCGCGCAAGAAGATCAAGGCCCTCGGCGGAGTGCACAAGGCCAACTCCTACACCAAGTTCTACCTCGCCCTCTTCGGGCAATACGACTGGCGCGGCATCCCCTCGATCCCGCCCGAGATCATGCTGTTCCCGAAGTGGTTCTACTTCAACCTCTACGAGATGTCGTCGTGGACGCGCCCGATCGTCGTGCCGCTGTCCATCGTCTGGGCGTTCCAGCCGCAGATCCCGTGCCCCGCGCACGCGACGATCGACGAGCTGTTCCCCGACTCCCGCCGCCACATCCCGCTGACCGAGGCCGTCGGCCCGCACGCCCTCGTCTCCTGGTCGACCTTCTTCCTCATCTGGGACTCCTTCCTCAAGGGCATGGAAGGCCGCGGCGGCCACTGGATCCGCGTCTGGGCCCTGCGCCTGGCCGAGGACTGGATCCTCGAGCGCCTGCAGGACTCCGACGGCCCCGGCGCCATCTTCCCCCCGATCGTCAACGCGATCATGGCGATGAAGTGCCTCGGCTACCCCGACACCGACCCGCGCCTGGTCTCCCTGCTCCAGGAGCTCGACCGCCTCGAGGTCCCCTCCGAGGACTCGACGCGCTACCAGCCCTCGCGCTCCCCCGTCTGGGACACCGCGATCACGATGATCGCCCTGGCCGAGTCCGGCCTCGACCGCTCCCACCCCGCCCTCGTGCAGGCCGCGCAGTGGGTCATCTCCAAGGAGATCAAGATCCGCGGCGACTGGGCGGTCACCAACCCCTCCGGGCCGACCGGCGGCTGGCACTTCCAGTTCAACAACCCGTTCTACCCCGACGTCGACGACACCGCGATGGTCCTCCTCGCCCTGCGCCACGTCCATCTCGAGGAGCCCAACGCCCAGATCCGCGAGAAGTCCTTCCTGCGCGGCCTGAACTGGCTGATGAGCATGCAGTCGGTCACCGGCGGCTTCGCGGCGTTCGACAAGGAGAACACGAAGGCCGTCCTCGAGAAGATCCCCTTCGCCGACCATAACGCGATGATCGATCCGCCCACCGCGGACATCACCGCCCGCGTCCTCGAGCTCCTCGGCTACTGCGGCTACGACGCCTCTTACGCCGCCGCCGCCCGGGCGATCCGCTTCGTCAAGGACGAGCAGGAGAGCGACGGGTCCTGGTACGGCCGCTGGTGCGTCAACTACATCTACGGCACCTGGCAGGCCGTGCGCGGCCTCGCCGCGATCGGCGAGGACATGAACCAGCCGGCCATCAAGCGCGCCGCCGCCTGGTTGAAGTCCGTCCAGCTGCCCAACGGCGGCTGGGGCGAGACCTGCGAGACCTATCACGACCCCAAGCTCAAGGGCAAGGGCCCGGCCACGCCGACGCAGACCGCGTGGGCGATCATGACCCTCATGGCCGCCGGCGACTACTCGAGCGACGCGCTCAAGAAAGGCGTCGAGCACCTCGTCTCCACCCAGCGCCCCGACGGCACCTGGGACGAGACGGAGTTCACCGGCACGGGCTTCCCGAAGGTGTACTACCTTGAATACACGATGTACCGCAACAACTTCCCCCTGCAGGCGCTGGGGATCTACCGCAAGGCCCTCGCCCAGGGCGTCGTCGCTTCCTAA
- a CDS encoding polyprenyl synthetase family protein — protein sequence MEKNTAAVDTAMEKLLAPTPDLPESIRKAMRYSLFAGGKRLRPTLVLEAAECCGLGARKALKTAAALEMIHTYSLIHDDLPAMDDDDLRRGKPTNHKVFGEAMAILAGDGLLTKAFEAAAENAADLKLKGRETAELVRLIAYGAGGEGMVGGQVADLAAEGMSKKISKNAAAKVLEAVHRRKTGALIVASLDAGAVLAGATDAKRDALRSYGECIGLAFQIADDVLDVVGDKKKLGKRGSDRDNDKLTYASLYGVDGARAKARALVEMAHAHLKGFGRKADVLHDLADYIIARDK from the coding sequence ATGGAGAAGAACACCGCCGCCGTCGACACGGCCATGGAGAAGCTCCTCGCCCCCACCCCCGATCTTCCCGAGTCCATCCGCAAGGCGATGCGCTACTCGTTGTTCGCCGGCGGCAAGCGCCTGCGTCCCACGCTCGTCCTCGAAGCCGCCGAGTGCTGCGGCCTGGGCGCGAGGAAGGCCCTCAAGACGGCGGCCGCGCTCGAGATGATCCATACGTATTCGCTGATCCACGACGACCTCCCCGCGATGGACGACGACGACCTGCGCCGGGGCAAGCCCACGAACCACAAGGTGTTCGGCGAGGCGATGGCCATCCTCGCGGGCGACGGCCTGCTGACCAAGGCCTTCGAGGCCGCGGCCGAGAACGCGGCCGACCTGAAGCTCAAGGGCCGCGAGACCGCGGAGCTGGTGCGCCTGATCGCGTACGGCGCCGGCGGAGAGGGCATGGTCGGCGGGCAGGTGGCCGACCTCGCTGCGGAAGGCATGTCGAAGAAGATATCCAAGAACGCCGCCGCGAAGGTCCTCGAGGCGGTGCATCGCCGCAAGACCGGCGCTCTCATCGTGGCCAGCCTCGACGCGGGCGCGGTGCTCGCGGGCGCGACCGACGCGAAGCGCGACGCTCTTCGCTCCTACGGCGAGTGCATCGGCCTCGCCTTCCAGATCGCCGACGACGTCCTCGACGTCGTGGGCGACAAGAAGAAGCTGGGCAAGCGCGGCAGCGACCGCGACAACGACAAGCTGACCTACGCCTCGCTGTACGGGGTGGACGGCGCCCGGGCCAAGGCCCGCGCGCTCGTCGAGATGGCGCACGCGCACCTGAAGGGGTTCGGCCGCAAGGCCGACGTGCTCCACGATCTGGCCGACTACATCATCGCACGGGATAAATGA
- a CDS encoding NAD-dependent epimerase/dehydratase family protein has translation MDSAFLTGGTGFVGASLARLLLQKGLKVKALARKGNDRSNLAGLDVEIVEGGLLDKAAIAEGVKGCRYVFHVAADYRIWIPNPADMYAANVEGTENVLRIAAKAGAEKIVHCSSVAAVKVPHDKTPVDETSEYSSLEEIVGDYKKSKFQADVLARRLGKEGLPVVTVNPAAPIGAYDLKPTPTGKMVVDFLNGRIPSYIDTGLNIVHVEDVAMGHWLAAQKGRTGERYILGGENLTLKQVLDLLADVSGLPGPKFKTPYAIAYAFGAVDTAIAVLRGTTPMAPLDAIKMAKHYMWFSSEKAKAELGFAPRAAKLALKDAVEWYLANGYAKAAA, from the coding sequence ATGGACTCGGCGTTCCTGACGGGCGGGACGGGCTTCGTCGGAGCCTCTCTCGCCCGTTTGCTTTTGCAGAAGGGCCTCAAGGTGAAGGCCCTCGCGCGGAAAGGCAACGACCGGAGCAACCTTGCCGGGCTGGACGTCGAGATCGTGGAAGGCGGGCTTCTTGATAAAGCCGCGATAGCGGAGGGCGTCAAGGGCTGCCGTTATGTCTTTCACGTGGCCGCCGACTACCGGATCTGGATCCCCAATCCCGCGGACATGTACGCGGCCAACGTCGAGGGAACGGAAAACGTATTGAGGATCGCGGCGAAGGCCGGCGCGGAAAAGATCGTGCATTGTTCCTCGGTCGCCGCGGTCAAAGTCCCCCACGACAAGACGCCCGTCGACGAGACCAGCGAATATTCATCGCTCGAAGAGATCGTCGGAGACTACAAGAAATCCAAGTTCCAGGCCGACGTCCTGGCCCGGCGCTTGGGCAAGGAAGGGCTCCCGGTCGTGACCGTCAACCCGGCGGCGCCCATCGGCGCCTACGACCTCAAGCCCACGCCGACGGGGAAGATGGTCGTCGACTTCTTGAACGGGCGCATCCCCTCCTACATCGACACGGGCCTCAACATCGTGCACGTCGAGGACGTGGCCATGGGCCACTGGCTGGCCGCCCAAAAGGGCCGGACCGGCGAGCGCTACATCCTGGGCGGCGAGAACCTCACGCTCAAGCAGGTCCTCGATCTGCTGGCCGACGTCTCGGGCCTTCCCGGCCCCAAATTCAAGACCCCATACGCGATCGCCTACGCGTTCGGCGCCGTCGACACCGCGATCGCGGTCCTGCGAGGGACCACGCCGATGGCGCCGCTCGATGCGATCAAGATGGCCAAGCACTACATGTGGTTCTCGTCGGAGAAAGCCAAGGCCGAGCTGGGCTTCGCGCCCCGCGCGGCCAAGCTCGCGCTGAAAGATGCGGTGGAGTGGTACCTCGCGAACGGCTACGCGAAAGCCGCCGCCTAG
- a CDS encoding ABC transporter ATP-binding protein, which translates to MSAKTPRAARVLLEVKDLAQHFGGLKAVDQVNLTIHEGEIVSVIGPNGAGKTTFFNVLTGVYPGTRGEILFNGQELRGMSGHDIVAVGVARTFQNIRLFSHMTALENVMVGRHTRTFQFLLGPLLRTPAFMQEEKGVEAVAKDLLEFVGLKSLGNELAKNLPYGAQRKLEIARALASEPKLLILDEPTAGMNPTESQDLVALVRKVRERGVTVLLIEHQMRVVMDISDRVFVFDYGVKIAEGKPKEVVANARVIEAYLGKEGAS; encoded by the coding sequence ATGAGCGCCAAAACGCCCCGCGCCGCCCGCGTCCTCCTCGAGGTCAAGGACCTCGCCCAGCACTTCGGCGGCCTCAAGGCCGTCGACCAGGTCAACCTCACCATCCACGAGGGGGAGATCGTCTCCGTCATCGGACCCAACGGCGCCGGCAAGACCACCTTCTTCAACGTGCTGACCGGCGTCTACCCCGGCACGCGCGGCGAGATCCTGTTCAACGGCCAGGAGCTGCGCGGCATGTCAGGCCACGACATCGTCGCCGTCGGCGTCGCCCGCACCTTCCAGAACATCCGGCTCTTCTCGCACATGACGGCCCTCGAGAACGTGATGGTGGGCCGGCACACGCGCACCTTCCAGTTCCTGCTCGGCCCGCTGCTGCGCACTCCCGCCTTCATGCAGGAGGAGAAGGGCGTCGAGGCCGTCGCCAAGGACCTCCTCGAGTTCGTCGGTCTCAAGTCTCTCGGGAACGAGCTCGCGAAGAACCTCCCTTACGGCGCCCAGCGAAAGCTCGAGATCGCCCGCGCGCTCGCCTCCGAGCCGAAGCTCCTCATCCTCGACGAGCCGACCGCCGGCATGAACCCGACCGAGTCCCAGGACCTCGTGGCGCTCGTGCGCAAGGTCCGGGAGCGCGGCGTCACCGTGCTCCTCATCGAGCATCAGATGCGCGTCGTCATGGACATCTCCGACCGCGTCTTCGTCTTCGACTACGGCGTGAAGATCGCCGAGGGCAAGCCCAAGGAAGTGGTGGCCAACGCGCGCGTCATCGAGGCCTACCTCGGCAAGGAGGGCGCGTCATGA
- a CDS encoding type II toxin-antitoxin system RelE/ParE family toxin, with protein sequence MYKVELSRQAEKDLERVFRSDKKLYQRFVAALGTIARDPIAEGKPLHGELKGLRSHRFGSYRILYEIRRGELLVLVIDLGHRRGIYE encoded by the coding sequence GTGTATAAAGTCGAGCTGAGCCGGCAGGCGGAGAAGGACCTCGAACGGGTCTTCCGGTCCGACAAGAAGCTGTACCAGCGCTTCGTCGCCGCGCTCGGGACGATCGCGCGGGATCCCATTGCGGAGGGGAAGCCGCTCCACGGCGAACTCAAGGGCCTGAGGTCGCACCGGTTCGGCAGCTACCGGATCCTGTACGAGATACGGCGCGGCGAGCTTCTCGTGCTCGTCATCGATCTCGGGCACCGGCGCGGGATCTACGAGTGA
- a CDS encoding branched-chain amino acid ABC transporter permease, with protein MLIQQLVNGLTLGAIYSLIALGYTLVYGILTMINFAHSEVLMLGAFMALGLAALLPAVFGTGLVGLAGMFVLSMAGAGLINVIIERFAYRPLRHISRLAPLISAIGVSIILQNGVFIWISTQSLRFPEPVAIDQVNVLGATISSLQIIILAAALLLMGILHFFVEHTKLGKAMRACSDDIQTAGLMGINPDYIIALTFFVGGALGGAAGVLYGMNYGSIKYNLGFLPGAKAFTAAVLGGIGNIRGAVLGGFILGFLEVLASGYIPNGAQWRDVIAFTVLIIVLLVRPSGLLGEKIAEKV; from the coding sequence GTGCTGATCCAGCAGCTGGTCAACGGGCTGACGCTCGGGGCGATCTACTCGCTGATCGCCCTCGGCTACACCCTCGTCTACGGCATCCTGACGATGATCAACTTCGCGCACAGCGAGGTGCTGATGCTCGGCGCGTTCATGGCGCTGGGCCTGGCGGCGCTGCTGCCGGCGGTGTTCGGCACGGGTCTCGTCGGCCTCGCCGGCATGTTCGTGCTCTCCATGGCCGGGGCGGGCCTCATCAACGTGATCATCGAGCGCTTCGCCTATCGGCCGCTGCGCCACATCTCGCGCCTGGCGCCGCTGATCTCGGCGATCGGCGTCTCCATCATCCTCCAGAACGGAGTGTTCATCTGGATCAGCACCCAGTCCCTGCGCTTCCCGGAGCCCGTGGCCATCGACCAGGTGAACGTCCTCGGCGCGACCATCAGCTCCCTGCAGATCATCATCCTCGCCGCGGCCCTGCTCCTCATGGGCATACTCCACTTCTTCGTCGAGCACACGAAGCTCGGCAAGGCCATGCGCGCCTGCTCCGACGACATCCAGACCGCGGGCCTGATGGGCATCAACCCGGACTACATCATCGCGCTGACCTTCTTCGTCGGCGGCGCGCTCGGGGGCGCGGCGGGCGTGCTGTACGGGATGAACTACGGCTCGATCAAGTACAACCTCGGCTTCCTGCCCGGCGCGAAGGCGTTCACCGCCGCCGTGCTCGGCGGCATCGGCAACATCCGGGGCGCGGTGCTCGGCGGCTTCATCCTGGGCTTCCTCGAGGTCCTCGCCTCCGGCTACATCCCCAACGGCGCGCAGTGGCGCGACGTCATCGCCTTCACGGTCCTGATCATCGTGCTGCTCGTCCGCCCGTCCGGGCTCCTCGGCGAGAAGATCGCGGAGAAGGTCTAG